The DNA region GCAGGCGCCGGGCGCTGGGAACCATGTTCGTCCATTCGGAAACGGCTACCACCGCGCTGAACGCCATCAGGGCGTGGAACACCCAGCCGCCCATCCAGACAGCTCCCAGCACGACCGGTGCCAGGACGACGGCCGACAGGACGCGAACCTTGAGGTCCCCCGCCCTGGACGCCTTCACCGGCAGCGGTGGCGACGCAGCCTCCGGCGCCTCAGCGGGTCCCGGCGGTGGTGGCGCCGAAGCGGCGTTCCCGTCGGTGGAACTCTTCAATAGCCGCCTCCAGGTCGCACTTGGTGAAATCGGGCCAGAGGGTGTCCACGAAGACGAACTCCGCGTAAGCGGCCTGCCACAGCAGGAAATTGCTGATCCGCTTCTCGCCACTGGTGCGAATAATCAGGTCGGGGTCGGGAATGTCGGCCGTATAGAGCCGGGCCGATAGCGCACCCTCGTCGATGGCGCCGGGCGACAGACGCCCTGCCGCGACATCCTCGACAAGCTGCCGCGCCGCCTGCACGATTTCCAGCCGCGAACCATAGCTGAGCGCCACCACCAGGGTCATGACCCGGTTGGCGGCGGTCAGGTCCTCGGCATTGACGATCAGGCGGTTGATGTCGTCCGACAGCCGGGCGCGATCACCGATCACCCGAAGTCGGATACCCGCCTTGTGCAGTTCGGCGACCTCGCTGCGCAGGTAGAAGCGCAGCAGACCCATCAGGTCGCTGACCTCCTCCTCCGGCCGGCGCCAGTTCTCCGAAGAGAAGCTGAAGATCGTCAGAGTGCCGATGCCAAGCTCGCGCGCCGCTTCCACGGTGCGGCGGACGGCGTCCACGCCCTTCTTGTGACCGGCGGTGCGCGGCAGGCCGCGCGCCTTTGCCCAACGCCCGTTGCCATCCATGATGATGGCGACGTGTGCCGGGGCCTTCTGGGACCGGTTGTCGTCCGCGTCGCGCATTCCGGATCAGACCTGCATGATTTCCTTTTCTTTTTGTGCAAGCGCATCGTCGGCCAGCTTGATGTGCTGGTCGGTCAACGTCTGCACCTTGTCGGCCTGGACCTTGTGCTCGTCCTGGGTGATCTCGCTGGCCTTCTCCGCCTTCTTCAGCGCATCCATGCCGTCACGACGGATGTTGCGGATGGCGACGCGGGCCTGCTCGGCATATTTGTGGGCGACCTTCGCCAGTTCGGCGCGGCGCTCCTGCGTCAGATCGGGCAGCGGCACGCGGATGACCTGGCCTTCGGACTGGGGATTGAGCCCCAGACCACTGTCGCGGATGGCTTTCTCCACCGCCTTGATCATGCCGCGGTCCCACACCTGCACGGAGATCAGGCGAGGTTCCGGAACGGACACCGTGGCGACCTCACGCAGATGCATGCGGCTGCCGTAGGCTTCGACCATCACCGGCTCAAGCAGGTTGGACGAAGCGCGGCCGGTACGCAGGCCACTCAGTTCCTTGCGAAACGATTCGAGCGCGCCTTCCATGCGGCGCTTCAGATCCGATAGGTCGGGCGCAGCCACGGGCCTACTCCCTTTCTTCCGTTATGATGGTGTGCTTGCCACGGCCCTGCATCACTTCTGCGAAGGCGCCGGGCGTGTGGATGGAGAAGACGAGGATGGGGATGTGGTTCTCACGCGCAAGCGCGATGGCCGACGCGTCCATCACCTGCAGGTCCTTGGTCAGGACATCCATGTAGGTGAGGCGCTCATAGCGGGTCGCAGCCGGATCCTTCTTCGGATCGGCGGTGTAGACGCCGTCCACCTGCGTGCCCTTCAGCAGGCCGTCGCACCCCATTTCCGACGCGCGCAGAGCGGCGGCGGTGTCGGTGGTGAAGAAGGGGTTGCCGGTACCGGCGGCGAAGATCACTACCCTGCCCTTTTCCATGTGACGGACTGCACGGCGCCGGATGTAGGGCTCGCAGACCGAGGACATGGGGATAGCCGACTGCACCCGGGTGATGACGCCCATCCGCTCGAGCGCGCTCTGCATCGAGAGCGCGTTCATCACAGTGGCGAGCATGCCGATATAGTCGGCCGAGGCACGTTCCATGCCGCCGGCCGCACCCTTCACACCCCGGAAGATGTTCCCCCCGCCGATGACCAGGCAAACCTGGACACCGAGCGCGATGACCGCCTTCACCTCATTGGCGATGCGGTTGACCATCTCGGGGTCCAGTCCGTAGTCGCGCTGACCCATCAGCGCTTCGCCCGACACCTTGAGGAGAACCCGCTTGTAACGGGGGCTCGCGGCCGACGCGGTGGTCCCGGTGGTCTCGACCATTGGGGGAACGCTCCCTTGTTGTTTCGGAATGCGGCTGACGGTCGAACCTTGCTTAGCCCTGGACGCCGGCGGCGGCGGCGACTTCGGCAGCGAAGTCCGACTGGGCCTTCTCGATGCCCTCGCCCAGCGCGTAGCGTGTGAAGCCCGTGACCTTGACCGGTGCACCGATGTCCTTGGCGGCGTTCTCGACCACCTTGCGGACCTTGGTCTCGCCGTCGATCACGTAGGTCTGCTCCAGCAGGCAGACCTCCTCGTAGTACTTGCGAACGCGGCCTTCCACCATCTTCTCGATGATGTTTTCCGGCTTGCCGGACGCACGGGCCTGTTCGGCCAGCACGCTGCGCTCACGCTCCAGCGACGAGGTGTCGACATCGGCGATGTCGAGCGCATCCGGACGGGCGGCGGCGATGTGCATGGCGATCTGCTTGCCGAGATCGGCCAGTTTGGCGGCATCGCCGGTCGACTCGAGGGCGACCAGGACGCCGATCTTGCCCAGGCCCGGCGCGATGGCCGAATGGACGTAGCTGACAACCACGCCGGCCGAGACCGACAGGGTGACGCTGCGGCGCAGGTTCATGTTCTCGCCGACGGTGGCGATCAGGCTGGTCAGCTCGTCCTGGGCGGTGTGCGAGGTGCCCGGATAGGTGGCGGCCTTGAGCGCCTCGACATCGCCACCGGTGGCCAGGGCCAGCTCGGCGGTCGTGGCGGCGAACGCCTGGAACCGGTCATTGCGGGCAACGAAGTCGGTCTCGGCATTCACCTCGACGACGGCACCCTTGGTACCGGCGGTGGCGACGGCGACCAGACCTTCGGCGGCGACGCGGCCCGACTTCTTGGCGGCAGCGGCAAGGCCCTTCTTGCGCAGCCAGTCGACGGCGCCCTCGAGGTCGCCCTGCGTCTCGTTCAGCGCCTTCTTGCAGTCCATCATGCCCGCGCCGGTCTTCTCGCGCAGTTCCTTGACGAGCGAGGCGGTAATCTCGGCCATGTTGCGCCCTCTTCCTTCCAAGCGATCCGGCAAGCGGATCGGATTGAGTCACAAAGTCAAAACGGGTGGCAAGCCATAAAAAAGGCAGCCGGGCCATAGGTCATAAGGCCCGGCTGCCCTTCAACCGTCAGGGTCAGGCCTGGGCGGCGGTCTCTGCGGTCTCTTCCTCCGGCAGCTGCTCGGCCGGGGCGTCCTCGGCGGCACCGACGTCGATGCCGGCGGCGCTCATCTCGGCCTGCAGGCCGTCGAGCACGGCGCCGACCGTCAGGTCGCAGTACATCTCGATGGCGCGCAGCGCGTCGTCATTGCCGGGAATCGGGAAGGCCACGCCGTCCGGATCGGAGTTGCTGTCGAGGACCGCGATGACCGGGATGCCCAGCTTGTTGGCTTCCTTGACCGCGATCGACTCCTTGTTGGTGTCGATGATGAAGATGACGTCCGGCAGGCCGCCCATCTCCTTGATGCCGCCCAGCGCACGCTCAAGCTTATCGCGCTCACGGGTCAGCTCGAGCACTTCGCGCTTGGTCAGGCCCGAGGTGTCGCCGCCCAGACGCTCTTCCATCTCGCGCAGGCGCTTGATCGACTGGGAGATGGTCTTCCAGTTGGTCAGCATACCGCCGAGCCAGCGGTGGTTGACGTAGTACTGGCCGCACTTGGCGGCGGCTTCGGCGATCCGCTCCTGGGCCTGGCGCTTGGTGCCGACGAACAGGACGCGGCCACCGCCGGCGACGACGTCGCGCACGGCCTGGAGGGCGCGGTGCAGCATCGGGACGGTCTGCTCGAGATCGATGATGTGCACGCCGTTGCGGACGCCGAAGATGTACTGGTTCATCTTCGGGTTCCAGCGGCGGGTGTGGTGGCCGAAGTGGACACCGGCTTCCAGCAGCTGGCGCATGGTGAAGGTGGGCATGGTCATGTGGAAAAAATCCCTTTTTCCGGTTGCTCCGCCGCGGGCGTTGTCGGGCGCATGAAAACCATGGCCTACGACACCGGATCGGGCCATCGGACGAAACCGACGGTCCGCCAGCCCGCGTGAGGTTTTGACGACGGCGCTTACATAGCCCCGCGAACCTGTGTTGACAAGAAAAAAGGCCACGCGGAGCCCTGTCCGCGCGGCCTTTTTTCCTTGAACCGGAAGCGGTTCGG from Azospirillum thiophilum includes:
- a CDS encoding isoprenyl transferase, which gives rise to MRDADDNRSQKAPAHVAIIMDGNGRWAKARGLPRTAGHKKGVDAVRRTVEAARELGIGTLTIFSFSSENWRRPEEEVSDLMGLLRFYLRSEVAELHKAGIRLRVIGDRARLSDDINRLIVNAEDLTAANRVMTLVVALSYGSRLEIVQAARQLVEDVAAGRLSPGAIDEGALSARLYTADIPDPDLIIRTSGEKRISNFLLWQAAYAEFVFVDTLWPDFTKCDLEAAIEEFHRRERRFGATTAGTR
- the frr gene encoding ribosome recycling factor, with product MEGALESFRKELSGLRTGRASSNLLEPVMVEAYGSRMHLREVATVSVPEPRLISVQVWDRGMIKAVEKAIRDSGLGLNPQSEGQVIRVPLPDLTQERRAELAKVAHKYAEQARVAIRNIRRDGMDALKKAEKASEITQDEHKVQADKVQTLTDQHIKLADDALAQKEKEIMQV
- the pyrH gene encoding UMP kinase, whose product is MVETTGTTASAASPRYKRVLLKVSGEALMGQRDYGLDPEMVNRIANEVKAVIALGVQVCLVIGGGNIFRGVKGAAGGMERASADYIGMLATVMNALSMQSALERMGVITRVQSAIPMSSVCEPYIRRRAVRHMEKGRVVIFAAGTGNPFFTTDTAAALRASEMGCDGLLKGTQVDGVYTADPKKDPAATRYERLTYMDVLTKDLQVMDASAIALARENHIPILVFSIHTPGAFAEVMQGRGKHTIITEERE
- the tsf gene encoding translation elongation factor Ts, which encodes MAEITASLVKELREKTGAGMMDCKKALNETQGDLEGAVDWLRKKGLAAAAKKSGRVAAEGLVAVATAGTKGAVVEVNAETDFVARNDRFQAFAATTAELALATGGDVEALKAATYPGTSHTAQDELTSLIATVGENMNLRRSVTLSVSAGVVVSYVHSAIAPGLGKIGVLVALESTGDAAKLADLGKQIAMHIAAARPDALDIADVDTSSLERERSVLAEQARASGKPENIIEKMVEGRVRKYYEEVCLLEQTYVIDGETKVRKVVENAAKDIGAPVKVTGFTRYALGEGIEKAQSDFAAEVAAAAGVQG
- the rpsB gene encoding 30S ribosomal protein S2 yields the protein MTMPTFTMRQLLEAGVHFGHHTRRWNPKMNQYIFGVRNGVHIIDLEQTVPMLHRALQAVRDVVAGGGRVLFVGTKRQAQERIAEAAAKCGQYYVNHRWLGGMLTNWKTISQSIKRLREMEERLGGDTSGLTKREVLELTRERDKLERALGGIKEMGGLPDVIFIIDTNKESIAVKEANKLGIPVIAVLDSNSDPDGVAFPIPGNDDALRAIEMYCDLTVGAVLDGLQAEMSAAGIDVGAAEDAPAEQLPEEETAETAAQA